The following are encoded in a window of Kogia breviceps isolate mKogBre1 chromosome 12, mKogBre1 haplotype 1, whole genome shotgun sequence genomic DNA:
- the MAPK12 gene encoding mitogen-activated protein kinase 12 isoform X2 translates to MSSPPPARKGFYRQEVNKTAWEVRAVYQDLQPVGSGAYGAVCSAVDSRTGAKVAIKKLYRPFQSELFAKRAYRELRLLKHMRHENVIGLLDVFTPNETLDDFTDFYLVMPFMGTDLGKLMKHQKLSEDRIQFLVYQMLKGLKYIHAAGIIHRDLKPGNLAVSEDCELKILDFGLARQADSEMTGYVVTRWYRAPEVILNWMHYTQTVDIWSVGCIMAEMITGKALFKGSDHLDQLKEIMKVTGTPPAEFVQRLQSAEAQNYMKGLPELEKKDFAAILTNASPLAVNLLEKMLVLDAERRVTAAKALTHPYFEALHDTEDEPKAQQYDESFDDVDRTLDEWKRVTYREVLSFKPPRQLGAKVSKETAL, encoded by the exons ATGAGCTCTCCGCCGCCCGCCCGCAAGGGCTTTTACCGTCAGGAGGTGAACAAGACGGCCTGGGAGGTGCGCGCCGTGTATCAGGACCTGCAGCCCGTAGGCTCGGGCGCCTATGGCGCCGTGTG CTCGGCGGTGGACAGCCGCACGGGCGCCAAGGTGGCCATAAAGAAGCTGTACCGGCCCTTCCAGTCCGAGCTGTTCGCCAAGCGCGCCTACCGCGAGCTGCGCCTGCTCAAGCACATGCGCCATGAGAAC GTAATTGGGCTGCTGGATGTGTTCACACCCAATGAGACCCTGGATGATTTCACAGACTT TTACCTGGTGATGCCGTTCATGGGCACCGACCTGGGGAAGCTCATGAAGCACCAGAAGCTGAGTGAGGACCGAATCCAGTTCCTCGTCTACCAGATGCTCAAGGGGCTGAAG TACATCCATGCTGCTGGCATCATCCACAGG gacctgaaGCCTGGCAACCTGGCCGTGAGCGAGGACTGTGAGCTCAAG ATCCTGGACTTTGGCCTGGCCCGGCAGGCAGATAGCGAGATGACTGGATACGTGGTGACCCGGTGGTACCGGGCGCCTGAGGTCATCTTGAATTGGATGCACTATACACAGACGG TGGACATCTGGTCAGTGGGCTGCATCATGGCTGAGATGATCACAGGGAAGGCGCTCTTCAAAGGCAGCGACC ACCTGGACCAGCTGAAGGAGATCATGAAGGTGACAGGGACGCCCCCCGCCGAGTTCGTGCAGAGGCTGCAGAGCGCCGAG GCTCAGAACTACATGAAGGGCCTCCCCGAGCTAGAGAAAAAGGATTTTGCCGCCATCCTGACCAACGCGAGCCCTCTGG CTGTGAACCTCCTGGAGAAAATGCTGGTGCTGGATGCGGAGCGGCGGGTGACGGCGGCCAAGGCGCTGACCCACCCCTACTTCGAGGCGCTGCACGACACAGAGGACGAGCCCAAGGCCCAACAGTACGATGAATCCTTTGATGACGTGGACCGCACGCTGGACGAGTGGAAGC GTGTCACATATAGAGAGGTGCTCAGCTTCAAGCCTCCCCGACAGCTGGGGGCCAAGGTCTCCAAGGAGACCGCCCTGTGA
- the MAPK12 gene encoding mitogen-activated protein kinase 12 isoform X1 has translation MSSPPPARKGFYRQEVNKTAWEVRAVYQDLQPVGSGAYGAVCSAVDSRTGAKVAIKKLYRPFQSELFAKRAYRELRLLKHMRHENVIGLLDVFTPNETLDDFTDFYLVMPFMGTDLGKLMKHQKLSEDRIQFLVYQMLKGLKYIHAAGIIHRDLKPGNLAVSEDCELKILDFGLARQADSEMTGYVVTRWYRAPEVILNWMHYTQTVDIWSVGCIMAEMITGKALFKGSDHLDQLKEIMKVTGTPPAEFVQRLQSAEAQNYMKGLPELEKKDFAAILTNASPLAVNLLEKMLVLDAERRVTAAKALTHPYFEALHDTEDEPKAQQYDESFDDVDRTLDEWKREWGALGRACGWTPPTPCRCPGIGSPGSPHPGMQVR, from the exons ATGAGCTCTCCGCCGCCCGCCCGCAAGGGCTTTTACCGTCAGGAGGTGAACAAGACGGCCTGGGAGGTGCGCGCCGTGTATCAGGACCTGCAGCCCGTAGGCTCGGGCGCCTATGGCGCCGTGTG CTCGGCGGTGGACAGCCGCACGGGCGCCAAGGTGGCCATAAAGAAGCTGTACCGGCCCTTCCAGTCCGAGCTGTTCGCCAAGCGCGCCTACCGCGAGCTGCGCCTGCTCAAGCACATGCGCCATGAGAAC GTAATTGGGCTGCTGGATGTGTTCACACCCAATGAGACCCTGGATGATTTCACAGACTT TTACCTGGTGATGCCGTTCATGGGCACCGACCTGGGGAAGCTCATGAAGCACCAGAAGCTGAGTGAGGACCGAATCCAGTTCCTCGTCTACCAGATGCTCAAGGGGCTGAAG TACATCCATGCTGCTGGCATCATCCACAGG gacctgaaGCCTGGCAACCTGGCCGTGAGCGAGGACTGTGAGCTCAAG ATCCTGGACTTTGGCCTGGCCCGGCAGGCAGATAGCGAGATGACTGGATACGTGGTGACCCGGTGGTACCGGGCGCCTGAGGTCATCTTGAATTGGATGCACTATACACAGACGG TGGACATCTGGTCAGTGGGCTGCATCATGGCTGAGATGATCACAGGGAAGGCGCTCTTCAAAGGCAGCGACC ACCTGGACCAGCTGAAGGAGATCATGAAGGTGACAGGGACGCCCCCCGCCGAGTTCGTGCAGAGGCTGCAGAGCGCCGAG GCTCAGAACTACATGAAGGGCCTCCCCGAGCTAGAGAAAAAGGATTTTGCCGCCATCCTGACCAACGCGAGCCCTCTGG CTGTGAACCTCCTGGAGAAAATGCTGGTGCTGGATGCGGAGCGGCGGGTGACGGCGGCCAAGGCGCTGACCCACCCCTACTTCGAGGCGCTGCACGACACAGAGGACGAGCCCAAGGCCCAACAGTACGATGAATCCTTTGATGACGTGGACCGCACGCTGGACGAGTGGAAGCGTGAGTGGGGGGCTCTGGGCAGGGCCTGCGGCTGGACCCCGCCAACCCCGTGCAGGTGCCCAGGGATCGGGAGTCCTGGGTCCCCCCACCCTGGGATGCAGGTTAGGTGA
- the MAPK12 gene encoding mitogen-activated protein kinase 12 isoform X3, whose translation MWLLGPGSGQGTGPLAQAEGILQVSLQTLPPARSPEVIGLLDVFTPNETLDDFTDFYLVMPFMGTDLGKLMKHQKLSEDRIQFLVYQMLKGLKYIHAAGIIHRDLKPGNLAVSEDCELKILDFGLARQADSEMTGYVVTRWYRAPEVILNWMHYTQTVDIWSVGCIMAEMITGKALFKGSDHLDQLKEIMKVTGTPPAEFVQRLQSAEAQNYMKGLPELEKKDFAAILTNASPLAVNLLEKMLVLDAERRVTAAKALTHPYFEALHDTEDEPKAQQYDESFDDVDRTLDEWKREWGALGRACGWTPPTPCRCPGIGSPGSPHPGMQVR comes from the exons ATGTGGCTCCTCGGCCCAGGGTCTGGTCAGGGGACGGGGCCACTTGCCCAGGCCGAGGGGATCCTCCAGGTCTCACTCCAAACCCTGCCTCCAGCCAGGAGCCCCGAG GTAATTGGGCTGCTGGATGTGTTCACACCCAATGAGACCCTGGATGATTTCACAGACTT TTACCTGGTGATGCCGTTCATGGGCACCGACCTGGGGAAGCTCATGAAGCACCAGAAGCTGAGTGAGGACCGAATCCAGTTCCTCGTCTACCAGATGCTCAAGGGGCTGAAG TACATCCATGCTGCTGGCATCATCCACAGG gacctgaaGCCTGGCAACCTGGCCGTGAGCGAGGACTGTGAGCTCAAG ATCCTGGACTTTGGCCTGGCCCGGCAGGCAGATAGCGAGATGACTGGATACGTGGTGACCCGGTGGTACCGGGCGCCTGAGGTCATCTTGAATTGGATGCACTATACACAGACGG TGGACATCTGGTCAGTGGGCTGCATCATGGCTGAGATGATCACAGGGAAGGCGCTCTTCAAAGGCAGCGACC ACCTGGACCAGCTGAAGGAGATCATGAAGGTGACAGGGACGCCCCCCGCCGAGTTCGTGCAGAGGCTGCAGAGCGCCGAG GCTCAGAACTACATGAAGGGCCTCCCCGAGCTAGAGAAAAAGGATTTTGCCGCCATCCTGACCAACGCGAGCCCTCTGG CTGTGAACCTCCTGGAGAAAATGCTGGTGCTGGATGCGGAGCGGCGGGTGACGGCGGCCAAGGCGCTGACCCACCCCTACTTCGAGGCGCTGCACGACACAGAGGACGAGCCCAAGGCCCAACAGTACGATGAATCCTTTGATGACGTGGACCGCACGCTGGACGAGTGGAAGCGTGAGTGGGGGGCTCTGGGCAGGGCCTGCGGCTGGACCCCGCCAACCCCGTGCAGGTGCCCAGGGATCGGGAGTCCTGGGTCCCCCCACCCTGGGATGCAGGTTAGGTGA